In the Carassius auratus strain Wakin unplaced genomic scaffold, ASM336829v1 scaf_tig00216545, whole genome shotgun sequence genome, one interval contains:
- the LOC113098398 gene encoding uncharacterized protein LOC113098398 — translation MSQTIFYLRRYVSGPAKRAVEGYFLLGTESAYAAAWKILDERYGNPFTIAKAFGDKLHAWPKITSRDSFELRDFADFLHSCEAATAHIKSLEILNDCNENQNILSKLPDWLAASWNRKVIEIEEQTNQFPTFSQFVEFLSREAKIACNPVTSLQSLKQCEPNKSDKPMLTKQKEIGVKTLMTTSQEKIQLVCVFCKKPKHSLHKCRSFLGKAVSDRVSFIKSERLCFGCLKPGHHSKSCTNRNICERCSKEHPTCLHEDRVKDKGEQRQPIANPNPSNERSSQSDRVQEQVTAMAMTNRVASQKNNTQTAAISPVWLSSSTKHKEVLVYALLDSQSANNICSQ, via the coding sequence ATGTCCCAGACAATATTCTACCTTCGGAGATATGTGAGTGGACCGGCTAAGAGAGCGGTTGAAGGATACTTCCTGCTTGGAACTGAATCTGCATATGCTGCTGCCTGGAAGATTCTGGATGAAAGATATGGAAATCCATTCACAATCGCGAAAGCCTTTGGAGACAAACTGCATGCATGGCCCAAAATTACCTCAAGAGACAGTTTCGAACTAAGAGACTTTGCAGATTTCTTGCACAGTTGTGAAGCTGCTACAGCTCACATCAAGTCATTAGAGATCTTGAATGACTGCAATGAGAACCAAAATATACTTTCCAAACTTCCAGACTGGCTTGCTGCTAGTTGGAACCGCAAGGTTATTGAAATTGAAGAACAAACAAATCAGTTTCCCACTTTCAGCCAGTTTGTTGAGTTTCTATCGAGAGAAGCCAAGATAGCCTGTAATCCTGTTACATCTTTACAGTCACTTAAACAATGTGAGCCTAACAAATCAGACAAACCGATGCTtacaaaacagaaagaaattgGAGTTAAAACCCTGATGACGACTTCACAAGAAAAGATACAACTGGTATGTGTATTCTGTAAGAAACCTAAGCACAGTTTACACAAATGCAGAAGTTTTCTGGGAAAGGCTGTGTCAGACAGAGTCAGCTTTATTAAGTCAGAAAGGCTATGTTTTGGTTGTCTCAAACCAGGCCATCATTCGAAGAGCTGTACCAACCGCAATATTTGTGAAAGGTGCAGTAAAGAGCATCCGACTTGTCTTCATGAAGATAGAGTTAAGGACAAAGGAGAACAAAGGCAACCAATAGCTAATCCAAATCCAAGCAACGAAAGGTCAAGTCAAAGCGACCGAGTTCAAGAACAAGTTACAGCCATGGCTATGACTAACCGAGTCGCAAGTCAAAAAAATAACACACAGACAGCTGCAATCAGTCCTGTGTGGCTTTCATCTTCCACAAAACACAAAGAAGTTCTTGTGTATGCCTTACTGGATTCGCAAAGCGCAAACAACATTTGTTCTCAGTGA